A region of Thermococcus barossii DNA encodes the following proteins:
- a CDS encoding HEPN domain-containing protein codes for MFDREEFERWLSQAEYTLRSAENDMKSGFYSWACFKAQQAAEYAVKALLFGLGIMAYGHSIKRLLDVLSKEVDVPEELFDSARLLDRHYIPPRYPDAYIEGAPYEYYGEKDAVEAINSSLAIIAFVRRVADEVQ; via the coding sequence ATGTTTGACAGGGAGGAATTCGAGCGATGGCTCTCCCAGGCAGAGTACACCCTCAGGAGTGCCGAGAACGACATGAAGTCGGGATTCTATTCGTGGGCATGCTTCAAGGCACAGCAGGCCGCGGAGTATGCCGTCAAGGCCCTGCTATTTGGGCTTGGAATCATGGCGTACGGCCACTCAATAAAGAGGCTACTCGACGTGCTCTCGAAGGAGGTTGATGTTCCAGAGGAACTCTTTGACAGCGCCAGATTGCTGGACCGGCATTACATCCCCCCAAGGTACCCGGATGCATATATAGAGGGCGCTCCCTATGAGTACTACGGGGAGAAAGATGCCGTGGAGGCCATCAACTCATCGCTTGCGATAATAGCCTTCGTCAGGAGGGTTGCCGATGAGGTCCAGTGA
- the smc gene encoding chromosome segregation protein SMC — translation MPYIEKIEMKGFKSYGNRKVVVPLSKGFTAIVGANGSGKSNIGDAVLFVLGGLSAKAMRATRISDLIFAGTKTEAPAKYAEVAMYFNNEDRGFPIDEDEVVIKRRVYPDGRSTYWLNGKRTSRSDILDVLSAAMISPEGYNLVLQGDITKFIKMSPTERRMLIDEISGIAEYDAKKEKALKELKQAEENLARVDLLIREVKTQLDKLEKERNDALRYLDLKERVERARVTLLLGEIRKLKSLIEENNLRDKEIEAEIAAIEERLKDIAKEIVAKEKELNAIEKELEEKSEDGILEVTRKISEVQSKIEMAKKNIELAQKEIEDSQHRLAKTKEELKKVSEEIEKSRNAIQRWSKRREKLKAEIKEKEVIKNELVVKLGEIDRDFAIAKQDFDKVVDELEEAKKELYMKESDIKKFEEEIERLKGKIAQDNARRTALKSKIDDARKSLEAKRSELGEIDGKMSKAEARLRKAEKELEEKSKALRKVEGELAKAREELIKAEAQREVRGNRAVEFLKSQNIPGLYGPLGELITVADNGYALAVEVALGGNYDNVVVEDDKVAEKAIKLLKEKKLGRLTFLPLNKIKPRSMREKPSLGIPAMDVVQYDPRFKNAVAYALGDTLIVSDMDEARTVGIGKVRMVTLSGELLERSGAITGGHYRPRGKLGINVDEIRKRVEKLEREKEALESSINALKLEVKGLQNELFELRMKKSDLSKDLQVVQREMERLLSEDKALKEEIEESERLIEVLEKRIHGTKGDMAKLRGRIERLEKKKERLKKALENPEARELNQKIREVEHEISKLREELSKVESKLENLEIRINEELLPRKADLEEEIEGLVNRINALKANIAENEKAIEEFEKELEKLRKAEESVKDELKELRERREKVRNEIIDLRSEKDELNSKLQELRIEANTLKIKLAQYEATLKEKQDELKHHDAKLIRSIKEVPLELEALREQIEKMEEEIRSLEPVNMKAIEDFEVVERRYLELKSKREQVVAEKESIEEFIEEIEGQKRNVFMQTLNEIARNFSELFAKLSPGGSARLILENPDDPFAGGLEIEAKPAGKDVKRIEAMSGGEKALTALAFVFAIQRYKPAPFYLFDEIDAHLDDANVKRVADLIKEASQNSQFIVITLRDVMMANADKIIGVSMRNGVSRVVALSLEKAMKILEEARKRSEAEHAEMFGHLGG, via the coding sequence ATGCCGTACATCGAGAAGATTGAAATGAAAGGTTTCAAATCCTACGGTAACCGAAAGGTAGTCGTTCCGCTTTCTAAGGGGTTTACAGCGATCGTTGGTGCCAACGGTTCTGGAAAGAGCAACATCGGTGACGCCGTTCTCTTCGTTCTCGGCGGCCTCTCTGCCAAAGCCATGCGCGCGACCAGGATAAGTGACCTCATCTTTGCTGGCACAAAAACCGAGGCTCCCGCTAAATACGCGGAGGTCGCAATGTACTTCAACAACGAGGACAGGGGTTTTCCAATCGATGAAGACGAGGTCGTGATAAAGCGCCGCGTCTATCCAGACGGCAGGAGCACATACTGGCTCAACGGTAAGAGAACCAGCAGGAGCGACATCCTTGACGTCCTCAGTGCAGCGATGATTTCACCCGAGGGCTACAACCTCGTCCTTCAGGGTGACATCACCAAGTTCATAAAGATGAGCCCGACCGAAAGGAGGATGCTCATAGACGAGATTTCCGGAATAGCCGAGTACGATGCGAAGAAAGAGAAGGCTCTCAAGGAGCTCAAGCAGGCGGAGGAGAACCTGGCGCGCGTTGACCTTCTAATCCGCGAGGTCAAGACCCAGCTTGACAAGCTCGAAAAGGAGCGCAACGATGCCCTCCGCTACCTTGACCTCAAGGAGCGCGTTGAAAGGGCCAGGGTTACCCTCCTCCTGGGCGAGATAAGGAAGCTCAAGTCCCTGATTGAGGAGAACAACCTCCGCGACAAGGAGATAGAGGCGGAGATAGCCGCCATAGAGGAGCGCCTCAAGGACATAGCCAAGGAGATAGTCGCCAAGGAGAAGGAACTGAACGCCATCGAAAAGGAGCTTGAGGAAAAGAGCGAGGACGGTATCCTGGAGGTCACGAGAAAGATCAGCGAGGTTCAGTCGAAGATCGAAATGGCGAAGAAGAACATCGAGCTGGCTCAGAAGGAGATAGAGGACAGCCAGCACAGGCTGGCTAAGACGAAAGAGGAGCTCAAAAAGGTCTCGGAGGAAATCGAGAAGAGCAGGAATGCCATTCAGCGCTGGAGCAAGAGGCGCGAGAAGCTCAAGGCGGAGATAAAGGAAAAAGAGGTCATCAAAAACGAGCTGGTGGTCAAGCTCGGTGAGATTGACAGGGATTTTGCCATAGCCAAGCAGGACTTCGACAAGGTCGTTGACGAGCTGGAGGAGGCCAAGAAGGAGCTCTACATGAAGGAGAGCGATATTAAGAAGTTCGAGGAGGAGATAGAGCGTCTCAAAGGCAAGATTGCCCAGGATAATGCCAGGAGAACTGCCCTCAAGTCGAAAATAGATGATGCCAGGAAATCCCTTGAGGCAAAGCGCTCCGAGCTGGGAGAGATAGACGGGAAGATGTCAAAGGCCGAGGCAAGGCTCAGGAAGGCTGAAAAGGAGCTTGAGGAGAAGAGCAAAGCCCTCAGAAAGGTCGAGGGCGAGCTTGCAAAGGCCAGGGAGGAGCTGATAAAGGCCGAAGCCCAGCGTGAGGTTCGTGGAAACCGCGCGGTTGAGTTCCTCAAGAGCCAGAACATCCCCGGTCTCTACGGTCCCCTCGGTGAGCTGATAACCGTTGCGGACAATGGCTATGCTCTCGCCGTTGAGGTTGCCCTCGGTGGAAACTACGACAACGTTGTCGTCGAGGATGACAAAGTCGCCGAGAAGGCCATCAAGCTCCTCAAGGAGAAGAAGCTCGGAAGGCTAACTTTTCTCCCGCTAAATAAGATTAAGCCACGTTCGATGCGCGAGAAGCCTTCCCTCGGGATTCCGGCGATGGACGTCGTCCAGTACGACCCGCGCTTTAAGAACGCCGTCGCCTATGCCCTCGGCGACACGCTCATCGTGAGCGATATGGACGAGGCCAGAACCGTAGGGATTGGAAAGGTCCGCATGGTGACCCTTAGCGGCGAGCTCCTTGAGAGGAGCGGTGCCATAACCGGTGGCCACTACAGGCCAAGGGGCAAACTCGGGATAAACGTCGATGAGATAAGGAAGCGTGTGGAAAAGCTCGAACGCGAGAAGGAAGCTCTGGAGTCGTCAATCAACGCCCTCAAGCTTGAGGTTAAGGGACTTCAGAACGAGCTTTTTGAGCTCCGCATGAAAAAGAGCGACCTGAGCAAGGACCTTCAGGTGGTTCAGAGGGAGATGGAGCGCCTTCTCTCAGAGGATAAGGCCCTTAAGGAGGAAATTGAAGAGAGCGAGAGGCTCATTGAGGTTCTTGAGAAGAGGATTCACGGGACGAAGGGCGATATGGCGAAGCTCCGCGGAAGGATAGAGCGCCTCGAAAAGAAGAAGGAGAGGCTCAAGAAGGCCCTTGAGAACCCCGAAGCAAGGGAGCTAAACCAGAAGATTAGGGAAGTGGAGCACGAGATAAGCAAGCTGAGGGAGGAGCTGAGCAAGGTTGAGAGCAAGCTTGAGAACCTTGAGATAAGGATAAACGAGGAACTTCTCCCGAGGAAGGCCGACCTTGAGGAGGAGATTGAGGGGCTGGTGAACAGGATAAACGCCCTCAAGGCAAACATCGCCGAGAACGAGAAGGCCATAGAGGAGTTCGAGAAGGAGCTGGAGAAGCTCAGAAAGGCCGAGGAGAGTGTGAAGGACGAACTTAAGGAGCTCCGCGAGAGGCGCGAGAAGGTTAGGAACGAGATAATAGACCTTCGCTCGGAGAAGGACGAGCTCAACTCCAAGCTCCAGGAGCTCCGCATTGAAGCCAACACCCTCAAGATAAAGCTCGCCCAGTACGAGGCAACGCTGAAGGAGAAGCAGGACGAGCTCAAGCACCACGACGCCAAGCTAATTCGGAGCATCAAGGAAGTGCCGCTGGAGCTCGAAGCCCTGAGGGAGCAGATAGAGAAGATGGAGGAGGAGATACGCTCCCTCGAACCGGTGAACATGAAGGCCATAGAAGACTTCGAGGTCGTTGAGAGACGCTACCTTGAGCTGAAGAGCAAGCGCGAGCAGGTCGTCGCTGAGAAGGAGAGCATAGAGGAGTTCATCGAGGAGATAGAGGGCCAGAAGAGGAACGTCTTCATGCAGACCCTCAACGAGATAGCCAGGAACTTCTCCGAGCTTTTTGCCAAGCTCTCTCCGGGCGGGAGTGCGAGGCTCATCCTTGAGAACCCGGATGACCCATTCGCCGGAGGTCTTGAGATAGAGGCCAAGCCCGCTGGAAAGGACGTCAAGAGGATAGAGGCCATGAGCGGCGGTGAGAAAGCTTTAACGGCTTTGGCCTTTGTCTTCGCCATACAGCGCTACAAGCCGGCTCCCTTCTACCTCTTCGACGAGATCGATGCACACCTCGACGACGCCAACGTCAAGCGCGTCGCCGACCTCATCAAGGAGGCCTCCCAGAACAGCCAGTTCATCGTGATTACACTCAGGGACGTCATGATGGCGAACGCGGACAAGATAATCGGGGTCAGCATGAGGAACGGCGTCTCCCGCGTCGTTGCACTGAGCCTTGAGAAGGCCATGAAGATACTCGAAGAGGCCAGAAAGAGGAGCGAGGCCGAGCACGCCGAGATGTTCGGCCACCTGGGCGGGTGA
- a CDS encoding DUF835 domain-containing protein, which yields MMFRGRPLRRESRILDYRRLNDILVRNPKRGKILITRRAPFEVSAPNVYQIWITKVSHPNAVHPSRLHVIEQIVWDRLQNEKSDVVLDAVEYLMIENGVEPTLRFVSKIRDMAVMKNSNFYVTVSDGLDNRLLNVLRRIVE from the coding sequence ATGATGTTTAGGGGGCGACCCCTCAGAAGGGAGTCACGGATACTGGACTATCGCCGTCTCAACGACATTCTGGTGAGGAATCCGAAGAGAGGGAAGATTCTTATAACAAGGAGGGCCCCCTTCGAGGTTAGCGCTCCAAATGTCTATCAGATTTGGATAACTAAAGTTTCTCATCCGAACGCGGTTCACCCATCGAGGCTACACGTTATCGAGCAGATCGTGTGGGACAGGCTCCAGAATGAGAAATCCGACGTTGTTCTCGATGCCGTTGAATACCTCATGATCGAGAATGGCGTTGAGCCAACTCTTCGCTTCGTCAGCAAGATACGGGACATGGCCGTCATGAAGAACTCCAACTTCTATGTCACGGTTAGTGATGGCCTGGATAACAGGCTACTCAACGTCCTCCGCAGAATAGTCGAGTGA
- the mce gene encoding methylmalonyl-CoA epimerase, whose amino-acid sequence MIKKIDHVGIAVKNLEEAIKVWEGLGLKVEEIEEVPDQKVRTAIIHVGESRIELLEPTAEDSPIAKFIAKRGEGIHHIALGVDNIEEHLEKLKEAGYRLIDEEPRIGAGGARIAFVHPKAVTGVLLELCERKE is encoded by the coding sequence ATGATAAAGAAGATAGACCACGTTGGTATAGCCGTTAAGAACTTGGAGGAGGCCATCAAGGTCTGGGAGGGCCTCGGTCTCAAGGTCGAGGAGATCGAGGAGGTTCCTGACCAGAAGGTAAGGACGGCGATAATCCACGTCGGCGAGAGCAGAATTGAGCTCCTGGAGCCGACCGCCGAGGACTCGCCGATAGCCAAGTTCATAGCCAAGCGCGGTGAGGGCATACACCACATAGCCCTCGGCGTGGATAACATTGAGGAGCATCTTGAAAAGCTCAAGGAGGCCGGCTACAGGCTCATAGATGAGGAGCCGCGCATAGGTGCCGGCGGCGCAAGGATAGCCTTCGTCCACCCGAAGGCAGTTACAGGTGTGCTTCTCGAACTCTGTGAGAGAAAGGAATGA
- the meaB gene encoding methylmalonyl Co-A mutase-associated GTPase MeaB, with translation MIDDLIERMLNGDKRATARLITLVENDEEKAREIISRIYPHTGNAYIVGITGPPGAGKSTLLDKLIRVAREEGKVVGVIAIDPTSPFTGGALLGDRIRMQRHSTDPGVFIRSMATRGSLGGLAKATSDAIKVLDAYGCDVIFVETVGVGQIEIDIVKTADTVVLVTVPGLGDDVQAIKAGLMEIADVFVINKADKEGADATYFELNLMLDLEKERWEKRGWRPPIVETVATTMRGIRDLWEAIKEHHEFLERSGEIERKRKFRAEEEVKTIVSGKIARMISERLDEEDVASLIEKIVMREIDPYSAADLVLEKALGVKA, from the coding sequence ATGATAGACGACCTCATAGAACGCATGCTTAACGGCGACAAACGAGCCACTGCGAGGCTCATAACCCTCGTCGAAAACGACGAGGAAAAGGCCCGGGAGATAATCTCAAGAATCTACCCCCACACCGGCAACGCGTACATCGTCGGAATAACCGGACCGCCCGGGGCAGGGAAATCAACGCTTCTGGACAAGCTCATCAGGGTCGCCAGAGAAGAGGGAAAAGTCGTGGGGGTTATAGCCATAGACCCCACGTCGCCTTTTACCGGTGGGGCTTTGCTCGGTGACAGGATAAGGATGCAGCGGCACTCGACGGACCCGGGGGTTTTCATCAGGAGCATGGCAACCAGGGGCTCCCTCGGCGGCCTCGCAAAGGCAACAAGCGATGCGATAAAGGTTCTCGACGCCTATGGCTGCGACGTCATCTTCGTTGAGACCGTTGGCGTCGGCCAGATTGAAATCGACATCGTGAAGACTGCCGATACCGTGGTTCTAGTCACCGTTCCCGGGCTGGGGGACGATGTGCAGGCAATAAAGGCCGGCCTCATGGAGATAGCCGACGTGTTTGTAATCAACAAGGCCGACAAGGAGGGGGCTGACGCGACCTACTTTGAGCTCAACCTCATGCTCGACCTGGAGAAGGAGCGCTGGGAGAAGCGCGGCTGGAGACCGCCGATAGTTGAAACCGTCGCCACAACCATGAGGGGAATTAGAGACCTCTGGGAGGCTATAAAGGAGCACCATGAATTTCTCGAAAGGAGCGGGGAGATAGAGCGTAAAAGGAAGTTCAGGGCCGAGGAAGAGGTCAAGACGATAGTCTCCGGCAAGATAGCCAGGATGATAAGCGAGAGGCTGGATGAAGAGGATGTGGCGTCTCTGATAGAGAAGATTGTGATGCGTGAAATCGATCCCTACTCTGCCGCGGATCTGGTACTTGAAAAAGCCCTGGGGGTGAAGGCATGA
- a CDS encoding cobalamin B12-binding domain-containing protein has protein sequence MVERSKVRVLVAKPGLDGHDRGAKVVARALRDAGFEVIYTGIRQTPEQIVESVIQEDVDVLGISILSGAHMVLIPKIIRLLEERGIKPNEDVLVIAGGIIPPDDAEELEKGGVARVFGPGSPIGDIIRFIDENVPKLRKFRSA, from the coding sequence ATGGTCGAGCGCTCCAAGGTTAGGGTTCTCGTTGCAAAGCCCGGACTTGACGGTCACGACAGGGGAGCCAAGGTCGTCGCGAGGGCCTTGCGCGATGCCGGTTTTGAGGTCATCTACACGGGCATAAGGCAGACCCCGGAACAGATAGTGGAGAGCGTCATTCAGGAGGACGTTGACGTCCTTGGAATAAGCATCCTCTCCGGTGCCCACATGGTCCTGATACCCAAGATAATCCGCCTCCTTGAGGAGCGTGGCATAAAACCCAACGAGGACGTGCTCGTCATAGCCGGTGGAATAATCCCGCCCGACGATGCGGAGGAGCTCGAAAAGGGCGGTGTTGCCAGGGTTTTCGGTCCGGGAAGTCCGATTGGTGACATAATAAGATTCATAGACGAGAACGTTCCGAAGCTCAGGAAGTTCAGGTCGGCCTGA
- a CDS encoding PHP domain-containing protein, with the protein MLEFSHDIHTHSVYSDGVGGIGDNIGAAEGRGLKLLGISDHSHYLTGRAFNRYIRDINRWKEESEITVLAGIEANITHSGVDVAAGIVEKLDYVIASVHLWLSDPEEYVELVKIALLDENVDIIGHFGASFPHIGYPSEESLMEVIELAEANGKAFEISSRYRAPDVGFIRECIKRGVKLAFASDAHRPKDVGNVSWSERVFKKAGGTREDLLFGEFL; encoded by the coding sequence ATGCTCGAATTTTCCCATGACATCCACACGCACTCAGTCTATTCAGACGGCGTTGGCGGGATAGGGGACAACATAGGCGCAGCCGAGGGGAGGGGACTGAAGCTGCTCGGCATAAGCGACCACAGCCACTACCTCACCGGCCGGGCCTTCAACCGCTACATCAGGGACATCAACCGCTGGAAGGAGGAGTCTGAGATAACCGTTCTGGCAGGGATAGAGGCCAACATAACCCACAGCGGCGTTGACGTTGCCGCGGGGATTGTGGAAAAGCTCGATTACGTCATAGCCAGCGTCCATCTATGGCTGAGCGATCCCGAGGAGTACGTGGAGCTGGTGAAGATTGCTCTCCTCGATGAGAACGTTGACATAATCGGGCACTTCGGAGCGAGCTTTCCACACATAGGCTACCCCTCTGAGGAGAGCTTAATGGAGGTCATAGAGCTGGCGGAAGCAAACGGAAAGGCCTTTGAGATAAGCTCCCGCTACCGCGCCCCCGATGTTGGCTTCATAAGAGAGTGCATAAAACGTGGAGTAAAGCTGGCCTTCGCGAGCGATGCCCACAGGCCAAAGGACGTTGGGAACGTCTCCTGGAGCGAAAGGGTCTTCAAAAAGGCCGGAGGAACGAGGGAAGACCTGCTGTTCGGGGAGTTTTTGTGA
- a CDS encoding Maf-like protein, with the protein MLVLASASPRRREILARFIEDFEVVPSRASEECHLRDPEDYAVELARRKAREVYNRVGGTVIGADTVVSINGHILGKPKSKEHAFRMLKMLSGRVHLVTTGYCIIHRGKEHCGAAVTEVKFRELDDGLIREYIRTGEPMDKAGAYGIQGKAGIFVEWIKGDYYNVVGFPLEIVWKLRELGFRVM; encoded by the coding sequence ATGCTGGTCCTGGCATCGGCTTCACCCAGAAGGCGCGAGATACTCGCCAGGTTCATCGAAGACTTCGAGGTAGTGCCGAGCAGGGCCAGTGAGGAGTGCCACCTGAGGGATCCGGAGGATTATGCAGTTGAACTCGCCAGGAGGAAGGCACGGGAGGTCTACAACCGCGTCGGCGGGACAGTCATCGGGGCCGACACTGTGGTTTCGATAAACGGTCACATCCTCGGCAAGCCGAAAAGCAAAGAGCATGCCTTCAGGATGCTGAAGATGCTCAGCGGCAGGGTTCACCTCGTAACCACCGGCTACTGCATCATCCACCGGGGGAAAGAGCACTGTGGAGCTGCCGTCACAGAGGTCAAGTTCCGTGAGCTGGACGATGGGCTCATACGGGAGTACATCAGAACCGGTGAACCGATGGACAAGGCCGGAGCCTACGGCATACAGGGCAAAGCGGGCATCTTCGTTGAGTGGATTAAAGGAGACTATTACAACGTCGTCGGCTTCCCGCTTGAGATTGTTTGGAAGCTGAGGGAGCTTGGATTTCGGGTTATGTAG
- a CDS encoding PINc/VapC family ATPase produces the protein MRMFVADTSVIVDGRLTQFLAGVEGDVKVIIPEAVIAEIEHQANEGKAIGHVGLEELKKLREMANEGRIVLEFRGERPELWQIKRAKSGEIDNMVREIARELGATLITGDQVQRDIAIAKGIEVIYLTARKEVKHRLEDFFDKTTMSVHLKAGLRPLAKKGRPGEWRLVPVRDEVLTDEELEEIADDIVERAKRDPESFIELDEPGATVVQLRNYRIVIARPPFADRIEITAVRPVKKLSIEDYELSEKLMERLKDKAEGILIAGAPGEGKTTFAQALAEWYAGMGRIVKTMEKPRDLQVGEEITQYTALSGRMEKTGDILLLVRPDYTIFDEMRKTSDFKIYADLRLAGVGMVGVVHATKPIDAVQRFIGRVELGMIPQIVDTVIFIKAGRVAKVLTLEYLVKVPSGMREEDLARPVIEVRDFETGELEYEIYTYGEEISVVPVKREEKAPALRLAEKRLKQEIKKFLPDVYAEVEIVSPHKAIIYADEFDIPAIIGKKGKRITELEKRIGISIDVKSFAEREAERPKEKIPVEVEEKKKTIVLRVSPDYAKKPLKFYGGEQYVFTATPSKKGLVKVSKNTPIGKELRRLIEAGIPIWATA, from the coding sequence ATGAGGATGTTTGTTGCAGATACGAGCGTGATTGTTGACGGCAGGCTTACGCAGTTCCTCGCGGGTGTCGAGGGCGACGTTAAGGTCATCATCCCGGAGGCAGTCATAGCGGAAATAGAGCACCAGGCCAACGAGGGGAAAGCGATAGGTCATGTGGGCCTTGAGGAACTCAAAAAGCTCCGTGAAATGGCCAACGAGGGCAGGATCGTTCTTGAGTTTCGCGGGGAGAGGCCCGAGCTCTGGCAGATAAAGAGGGCCAAGTCAGGGGAGATAGACAACATGGTCAGAGAGATAGCCAGAGAGCTCGGAGCCACGCTGATAACCGGTGACCAGGTGCAGAGGGACATCGCGATAGCCAAGGGCATAGAGGTTATTTACCTAACCGCCAGGAAGGAGGTAAAGCACCGCCTTGAGGACTTCTTCGACAAGACCACGATGAGCGTTCACCTGAAGGCTGGCCTCAGGCCCCTCGCAAAGAAGGGCCGTCCCGGAGAGTGGAGGCTCGTTCCGGTTCGCGATGAGGTTCTGACCGACGAGGAGCTGGAGGAGATAGCGGACGATATAGTCGAGAGGGCGAAGAGAGACCCGGAGAGCTTCATAGAGCTCGACGAACCCGGGGCTACCGTCGTTCAGCTCAGGAACTACCGCATAGTAATAGCCAGGCCCCCCTTCGCGGACAGGATAGAGATCACCGCCGTGAGGCCGGTCAAAAAGCTCAGCATAGAGGACTACGAGCTGAGCGAGAAGCTCATGGAGAGGCTCAAGGACAAGGCCGAGGGAATACTCATCGCTGGGGCACCGGGAGAGGGTAAGACAACCTTTGCCCAGGCTTTAGCCGAGTGGTACGCTGGAATGGGCAGGATAGTCAAGACCATGGAAAAGCCGCGCGACCTGCAGGTTGGGGAGGAGATAACGCAGTACACGGCTTTAAGCGGCAGAATGGAGAAGACCGGCGACATACTCCTCCTCGTCAGGCCGGACTACACGATATTCGACGAGATGAGGAAGACGAGCGACTTCAAGATATACGCCGATTTAAGGCTCGCTGGGGTTGGAATGGTCGGCGTTGTGCACGCGACCAAGCCTATCGACGCGGTGCAGAGGTTCATAGGAAGGGTCGAGCTTGGAATGATACCGCAGATAGTGGACACGGTGATCTTCATCAAGGCCGGTCGCGTTGCCAAGGTTCTCACGCTCGAATACCTCGTTAAGGTGCCGAGTGGCATGAGGGAGGAGGATTTGGCGAGGCCCGTCATAGAGGTCAGGGACTTCGAAACTGGCGAGCTGGAGTACGAGATTTACACCTACGGCGAGGAGATAAGCGTCGTTCCGGTCAAGAGAGAGGAGAAGGCTCCGGCATTAAGGCTCGCCGAGAAGAGGCTCAAGCAGGAGATAAAGAAGTTCCTGCCCGACGTTTATGCCGAGGTCGAGATAGTCAGCCCGCACAAGGCGATAATCTATGCAGATGAGTTTGACATCCCGGCAATAATCGGCAAGAAGGGCAAGCGCATAACCGAGCTGGAGAAGAGGATAGGGATAAGCATAGACGTCAAGAGCTTCGCCGAGAGGGAGGCGGAGAGGCCGAAGGAGAAGATACCCGTCGAGGTTGAGGAGAAGAAGAAAACGATAGTCCTTAGAGTTTCCCCGGACTACGCCAAGAAGCCGCTCAAGTTCTACGGCGGCGAACAGTATGTCTTCACCGCAACGCCAAGCAAGAAGGGCCTCGTTAAGGTGAGCAAAAACACACCCATAGGCAAGGAGCTCAGGAGGCTCATCGAGGCGGGGATACCGATATGGGCGACCGCCTGA